One Bos indicus isolate NIAB-ARS_2022 breed Sahiwal x Tharparkar chromosome 10, NIAB-ARS_B.indTharparkar_mat_pri_1.0, whole genome shotgun sequence DNA window includes the following coding sequences:
- the NEDD8 gene encoding ubiquitin-like protein NEDD8 — MLIKVKTLTGKEIEIDIEPTDKVERIKERVEEKEGIPPQQQRLIYSGKQMNDEKTAADYKILGGSVLHLVLALRGGGGLRQ; from the exons ACGCTGACCGGAaaggagattgagattgacattgAACCCACGGACAAG GTGGAACGAATTAAGGAGCGTgtggaggagaaagagggaatTCCACCACAGCAGCAGCGGCTCATCTACAGTGGCAAACAGAT GAATGATGAGAAGACAGCAGCTGATTACAAGATATTAGGTGGTTCAGTCCTCCACCTGGTGTTGGCTCTGAGAGGAGGAGGTGGTCTTAGGCAGTGA
- the MDP1 gene encoding magnesium-dependent phosphatase 1 isoform X3, which yields MARLPKLAVFDLDYTLWPFWVDTHVDPPFHKSSDGTVRDRRGQSIQLYPEVPEVLERLRGLGVPIAAASRTGEVEGANQLLELFDLVRYFVHREIYPGSKVTHFERLQRKTGVPFSQMIFFDDEKRNIVDVSKLGVTCIHVQHGMSLQTLTQGLDAFTKAQAGL from the exons ATGGCGCGACTCCCCAAACTCGCAGTCTTCGATCTAG ATTACACGCTCTGGCCGTTCTGGGTGGACACGCACGTAGACCCCCCGTTCCACAAGAGCAG TGACGGAACTGTACGAGATAGGCGGGGCCAGAGCATCCAACTGTACCCTGAGGTGCCTGAGGTCCTGGAACGATTGCGGGGCCTGGGAGTACCCATCGCGGCCGCTTCACG GACAGGTGAGGTTGAAGGAGCCAACCAGCTGCTGGAGCTCTTTGACCTTGTCAGATACTTTGTTCATCGGGAAATCTATCCAGGCAGCAAAGTCACGCACTTTGAGAG GTTGCAGCGGAAGACTGGAGTTCCTTTCTCTCAGATGATCTTCTTTGATGATGAGAAGAGGAACATCGTAGATGTCAGCAAATTGG gtGTTACCTGCATTCATGTCCAGCATGGAATGAGCCTTCAAACCCTAACTCAAGGATTAGATGCATTCACAAAGGCCCAAGCTGGACTCTGA
- the MDP1 gene encoding magnesium-dependent phosphatase 1 isoform X2, giving the protein MARLPKLAVFDLDYTLWPFWVDTHVDPPFHKSSDGTVRDRRGQSIQLYPEVPEVLERLRGLGVPIAAASRTGEVEGANQLLELFDLVRYFVHREIYPGSKVTHFERLQRKTGVPFSQMIFFDDEKRNIVDVSKLGTKWCYLHSCPAWNEPSNPNSRIRCIHKGPSWTLRSSHLRHRTERKSGGHFQVHL; this is encoded by the exons ATGGCGCGACTCCCCAAACTCGCAGTCTTCGATCTAG ATTACACGCTCTGGCCGTTCTGGGTGGACACGCACGTAGACCCCCCGTTCCACAAGAGCAG TGACGGAACTGTACGAGATAGGCGGGGCCAGAGCATCCAACTGTACCCTGAGGTGCCTGAGGTCCTGGAACGATTGCGGGGCCTGGGAGTACCCATCGCGGCCGCTTCACG GACAGGTGAGGTTGAAGGAGCCAACCAGCTGCTGGAGCTCTTTGACCTTGTCAGATACTTTGTTCATCGGGAAATCTATCCAGGCAGCAAAGTCACGCACTTTGAGAG GTTGCAGCGGAAGACTGGAGTTCCTTTCTCTCAGATGATCTTCTTTGATGATGAGAAGAGGAACATCGTAGATGTCAGCAAATTGGGTACTAAGTG gtGTTACCTGCATTCATGTCCAGCATGGAATGAGCCTTCAAACCCTAACTCAAGGATTAGATGCATTCACAAAGGCCCAAGCTGGACTCTGAGGTCCAGTCATTTGAGGCacagaactgaaaggaaatcaggaGGGCATTTTCAGGTCCATTTGTAA
- the MDP1 gene encoding magnesium-dependent phosphatase 1 isoform X1 — translation MARLPKLAVFDLDYTLWPFWVDTHVDPPFHKSSDGTVRDRRGQSIQLYPEVPEVLERLRGLGVPIAAASRTGEVEGANQLLELFDLVRYFVHREIYPGSKVTHFERLQRKTGVPFSQMIFFDDEKRNIVDVSKLGTKWCYLHSCPAWNEPSNPNSRIRCIHKGPSWTLRSSHLRHRTERKSGGHFQERRRRGQPLKRQYRN, via the exons ATGGCGCGACTCCCCAAACTCGCAGTCTTCGATCTAG ATTACACGCTCTGGCCGTTCTGGGTGGACACGCACGTAGACCCCCCGTTCCACAAGAGCAG TGACGGAACTGTACGAGATAGGCGGGGCCAGAGCATCCAACTGTACCCTGAGGTGCCTGAGGTCCTGGAACGATTGCGGGGCCTGGGAGTACCCATCGCGGCCGCTTCACG GACAGGTGAGGTTGAAGGAGCCAACCAGCTGCTGGAGCTCTTTGACCTTGTCAGATACTTTGTTCATCGGGAAATCTATCCAGGCAGCAAAGTCACGCACTTTGAGAG GTTGCAGCGGAAGACTGGAGTTCCTTTCTCTCAGATGATCTTCTTTGATGATGAGAAGAGGAACATCGTAGATGTCAGCAAATTGGGTACTAAGTG gtGTTACCTGCATTCATGTCCAGCATGGAATGAGCCTTCAAACCCTAACTCAAGGATTAGATGCATTCACAAAGGCCCAAGCTGGACTCTGAGGTCCAGTCATTTGAGGCacagaactgaaaggaaatcaggaGGGCATTTTCAG gaaagaaggagaaggggccaacccCTGAAGAGGCAATACAGAAACTGA
- the CHMP4A gene encoding charged multivesicular body protein 4a, whose amino-acid sequence MSGLGRLFGRGKKEKGPTPEEAIQKLKETEKILIKKQEFLEQKIEQELQAAKKHGTKNKRAALQALRRKKRLEQQLAQTDGTLSTLEFQREAIENATTNAEVLRTMELAAQGLKKAYQDMDIDKVDELMADITEQQEVAQQISDAISRPVGFGDDVDEDELLEELEELEQEELARELLHVGDEEEEPPVALPSAPSTHLPAEPAPKADEDEAELKQLAEWVS is encoded by the exons ATGAGTGGGCTTGGCCGGCTGTTCGGGAGGG gaaagaaggagaaggggccaacccCTGAAGAGGCAATACAGAAACTGAAGGAGACGGAGAAGATATTGATCAAGAAACAGGAATTTCTGGAGCAGAAGATTGAACAGGAGCTACAAGCTGCCAAGAAGCATGGGACCAAGAACAAGAGAG CTGCCCTACAGGCTTTGCGGAGGAAGAAAAGGTTGGAACAGCAGCTGGCACAAACCGACGGGACATTATCCACCCTGGAATTTCAGCGTGAGGCCATTGAGAATGCCACCACCAATGCAGAAGTGCTTCGTACCATGGAGCTTGCTGCCCAAGGCTTGAAGAAGGCCTACCAGGACAT GGACATTGACAAGGTGGATGAACTGATGGCTGACATCACAGAACAACAGGAGGTGGCCCAGCAGATCTCAGATGCCATTTCTCGGCCTGTGGGCTTTGGAGATGACGTGGATGAG GATGAACTGTTGGAGGAGCTAGAGGAGCTGGAGCAGGAGGAATTGGCCCGAGAGTTGTTACACGTGGGTGACGAGGAGGAGGAGCCCCCGGTCGCACTGCCCAGTGCACCCTCTACACATCTGCCTGCGGAGCCAG CTCCCAAAGCGGATGAAGATGAAGCGGAACTAAAGCAGCTGGCTGAGTGGGTGTCCTGA